The following proteins are co-located in the Methylomonas sp. 11b genome:
- a CDS encoding conjugal transfer protein TraG N-terminal domain-containing protein, translating to MFEIFSVGDSAYLQAVLNAIAMISGTGDYSAAAAVGGLIGVIIVMLRALLQWDGRGIRYQDLLLAYVLWLMLYAPSVRVSIEDAYTGSVVVVDNVPLGPAVVGSVMSNMGYRTTRLFEQGFGTPSMTGNGFADSLQTLTAVRKNLLSRVNLGAANVPNAGSDMETSFANYVRECTLTGVDLNQKSVDAILRDADPLNAIRFDSDIYMTQIYVGGQPQTKTCTDAWADLSVVANGNFATALEGLLQPTLGVPAAGDTVPKIQDAFDALAGPGVVDAADYMLMSAILPMFEKGVIGRHEDGLHWNKAAMVEQAIQQRNTQWAAEQTLFAKIVRPMMAFIEGLSYAIAPIMAFVVMLGNVGIRMNIGYFSMLLWIQLWMPILAVINLFIQMSAAGKMAALTTATYNLPSMMGIYQLDMELQQWLSIGGMLAASTPAITLMLIYRGAVTATHFLGRMDGGDYVNEKIATPDVVSPAPVLNAQAQHQYSPLSAVTQTGVDKVLPTFTAGKDMSAAVSSAYSASEQATNSFMHSVSSTASKSASISSDAFDSRSLGNQIASSSSYTDAYNRQFGEAFAKKHADTGISADHFSALVAGSANAGGKTSNDKLNAAISGRLQNDFKVGQDKSDAIAADISQTVNDSQGYQAGLAKSLALDAQTGTRNVASMGLQNQSLSSLQHSATDAVSASESYQQTLSAQQRFGTQASFGAAETGYKIAHDPGLMERLDQTLDQYGLRGDTQRLASQWKAAGWISDADQAYAAAGMSLLTGFSSPSYRTLDDQQSHQAHISGYQLLGDAFNAPQADQRWNANRNETLKTNAPETGKVQTSVEQAQLKDPRVETESLEQRTQTRIRSATGKIAGGEASIEAQHDRNLAEREQNSKEGFGKLANVKAEHFRQSIAAAANDTPSAAELSYNYIGGGVYSTAKNLEAMGAAGQEYLKQFNNSYDEAQSRGAGNWDAFKHAASQSYPGFAQATQAWADQRVNKVADKLTSSQQAYYRAAMFEAFDGIAVSSENTGGLGEAKQKMINEEGENEANTIAKLLRSAAGQNRQDLIDQIGQYNRARGLINY from the coding sequence ATGTTTGAAATCTTTTCCGTGGGCGATTCCGCCTATTTGCAAGCTGTCCTCAATGCGATTGCGATGATCTCTGGCACCGGCGACTACAGTGCCGCGGCGGCCGTCGGCGGTTTGATCGGCGTCATCATCGTCATGCTCAGGGCGTTGTTGCAATGGGATGGCCGAGGCATTCGCTATCAGGATTTATTGCTGGCCTATGTGTTGTGGTTGATGCTGTATGCGCCGTCGGTACGGGTGTCGATCGAGGATGCTTATACTGGCAGCGTGGTAGTGGTCGACAACGTACCGTTGGGGCCGGCGGTCGTAGGCAGCGTGATGTCGAACATGGGTTATCGTACGACACGGTTATTCGAACAAGGCTTTGGAACACCGTCGATGACCGGCAATGGCTTTGCCGACAGCTTGCAGACCCTAACGGCGGTACGGAAGAATCTGTTGTCGCGAGTGAATTTAGGCGCAGCCAACGTGCCGAATGCCGGTAGCGACATGGAAACCTCGTTTGCCAATTATGTGCGTGAATGCACGTTGACCGGTGTTGATTTAAACCAGAAATCGGTGGATGCCATCTTACGCGATGCGGATCCCCTGAATGCCATCCGCTTCGATTCCGACATCTACATGACCCAAATCTATGTCGGTGGCCAACCGCAAACCAAAACCTGTACCGATGCCTGGGCCGATTTGAGCGTAGTGGCCAATGGAAATTTTGCGACGGCGCTGGAAGGGTTGTTGCAACCGACCTTGGGCGTACCGGCGGCAGGCGATACGGTGCCGAAAATCCAGGATGCCTTCGATGCGTTGGCCGGACCCGGCGTAGTCGATGCCGCCGATTACATGCTGATGTCGGCGATCCTGCCGATGTTCGAGAAAGGCGTGATCGGCCGGCATGAAGACGGTTTGCATTGGAACAAAGCGGCGATGGTCGAGCAAGCCATCCAGCAACGCAACACCCAATGGGCCGCCGAACAAACCCTGTTTGCCAAGATCGTCCGACCGATGATGGCCTTCATCGAAGGCTTGAGTTATGCCATCGCACCGATCATGGCCTTTGTGGTGATGCTGGGCAATGTCGGCATCCGGATGAATATCGGCTACTTCTCGATGTTGCTGTGGATCCAATTGTGGATGCCGATTTTGGCGGTGATCAATCTGTTCATCCAAATGTCGGCCGCAGGCAAAATGGCTGCACTGACTACGGCGACTTACAATTTGCCGTCAATGATGGGCATTTACCAGCTGGATATGGAGTTGCAACAATGGCTGTCGATTGGCGGCATGTTGGCCGCGTCGACGCCGGCCATCACCTTGATGCTGATTTATCGCGGGGCAGTGACTGCTACCCATTTTTTGGGACGGATGGACGGTGGCGATTATGTGAACGAGAAAATCGCTACGCCGGATGTGGTCAGCCCGGCGCCGGTCTTGAATGCGCAAGCGCAGCATCAATACAGTCCATTGTCGGCGGTTACTCAAACCGGGGTCGACAAGGTGCTGCCGACCTTTACCGCCGGGAAGGACATGAGCGCGGCCGTTTCATCTGCCTATTCAGCGTCCGAGCAAGCCACCAATAGCTTTATGCATAGCGTGTCGTCCACGGCGTCGAAGTCGGCGAGCATCAGCAGCGATGCGTTTGATAGTCGTTCATTGGGCAATCAAATCGCCAGCAGTTCCAGTTATACCGATGCCTATAATCGTCAATTTGGCGAAGCTTTTGCCAAGAAGCATGCGGATACTGGTATTTCTGCGGATCACTTTTCGGCGCTGGTGGCTGGCAGTGCCAATGCCGGCGGCAAGACCTCAAACGATAAATTGAATGCAGCGATTTCGGGGCGACTACAAAATGATTTTAAAGTCGGTCAGGATAAGTCCGATGCCATCGCCGCCGACATCAGTCAAACCGTCAATGACAGTCAGGGTTATCAAGCCGGCTTGGCTAAAAGCCTGGCACTGGATGCGCAGACCGGTACCCGAAACGTCGCCTCAATGGGGCTACAAAATCAATCGTTGTCCTCGTTGCAACACAGCGCAACCGACGCGGTATCCGCCAGCGAATCCTATCAACAAACTTTATCGGCTCAACAACGCTTCGGAACGCAAGCGAGCTTCGGTGCGGCGGAAACGGGATACAAAATCGCGCATGATCCTGGCTTGATGGAACGCCTGGATCAAACCCTCGATCAATATGGCTTGCGAGGTGATACGCAGCGACTGGCCTCGCAATGGAAAGCCGCCGGTTGGATTAGCGATGCCGATCAGGCCTATGCCGCCGCTGGCATGTCGTTATTGACCGGCTTCTCGTCACCCAGTTACCGCACGCTGGATGATCAACAATCGCACCAAGCACACATCTCGGGTTACCAACTGTTGGGCGATGCCTTTAATGCGCCGCAGGCCGATCAAAGGTGGAATGCCAACCGGAACGAAACCTTGAAAACCAATGCTCCTGAAACTGGCAAGGTTCAGACATCAGTCGAACAGGCTCAGCTTAAAGACCCACGCGTTGAAACCGAATCGCTAGAACAGCGTACGCAGACACGGATTCGTTCAGCGACGGGGAAAATTGCCGGCGGCGAGGCCAGTATCGAAGCACAACATGATCGTAACCTGGCTGAGCGTGAACAAAACTCAAAAGAAGGCTTTGGGAAATTGGCGAATGTCAAGGCAGAGCATTTTAGGCAATCGATTGCGGCTGCGGCCAATGACACGCCTTCTGCTGCAGAGTTGTCTTACAACTACATAGGCGGTGGAGTCTACAGTACTGCTAAAAATCTTGAAGCCATGGGAGCTGCTGGACAGGAGTACTTGAAACAATTCAATAATAGTTATGATGAAGCGCAGTCAAGAGGTGCTGGAAATTGGGACGCTTTTAAACACGCGGCATCCCAGTCCTATCCTGGTTTCGCTCAAGCTACGCAAGCCTGGGCTGATCAAAGAGTCAATAAAGTTGCCGACAAGCTGACATCAAGTCAGCAAGCTTATTATCGTGCTGCTATGTTTGAAGCCTTTGATGGGATCGCTGTGAGTAGTGAAAACACTGGTGGATTGGGGGAAGCGAAGCAGAAGATGATAAATGAAGAAGGCGAAAATGAAGCCAATACTATCGCTAAATTATTGAGAAGTGCAGCTGGCCAAAACAGACAGGATCTGATCGACCAGATAGGACAATATAATCGAGCCCGTGGGCTGATCAATTATTGA
- a CDS encoding Fic family protein, which produces MRSTGDYITSTTLGEPVRAFVPHALPPINPALAVESFAGLNHNAELALARLSGVSGLVPSVDWLLYSAIRKEALLTSQIEGTQATLTDLFDDEAGFAVSNTDDVEEVTNYLRAFRLVQENLRAADGLPISVRLLCNAHQLLLDGARGTGKQPGELRRSQNWIGGTRPGNAAFVPPPAERVADLLADVERFIHATPSDGLPPLVKIALVHAQFETIHPFLDGNGRIGRLLIAALMEHWGLLPEPLLYLSGYLKQHQSEYYRRLSAIRSEGDWEGWVSFFLEAVAVAATDAERNIVAIASLITADRRRLLAATKVGPASYRLFELLPMMPRFSIEQVRQKLNTTFPTATAAVKVLEELGIVVEFTGLKKNRSYSYQSYIDLLAG; this is translated from the coding sequence ATGCGCAGCACTGGCGATTACATCACCTCTACAACTTTGGGCGAGCCGGTGCGGGCGTTTGTCCCGCATGCCTTACCGCCGATCAATCCCGCTTTGGCCGTCGAAAGCTTTGCGGGGCTGAATCATAATGCGGAGTTGGCCTTGGCAAGGTTATCGGGGGTTTCCGGCCTAGTGCCATCGGTAGATTGGTTGTTGTATAGCGCGATCCGAAAGGAGGCGTTACTGACCTCACAAATCGAGGGCACACAAGCGACGTTAACCGACTTGTTTGACGATGAAGCGGGCTTTGCTGTCAGTAATACCGACGATGTGGAGGAAGTGACCAACTATCTCCGAGCATTCCGTCTGGTGCAGGAAAACCTGCGCGCTGCCGATGGCTTGCCGATCAGTGTCCGATTGTTGTGCAATGCTCATCAATTACTGCTGGATGGAGCGAGAGGTACGGGTAAACAACCCGGCGAGTTGCGCCGTTCGCAGAACTGGATTGGTGGTACCCGGCCCGGCAATGCGGCGTTTGTGCCGCCACCGGCGGAAAGGGTTGCGGATTTGTTGGCTGATGTAGAACGTTTCATTCATGCAACACCGTCTGACGGGTTACCGCCATTGGTAAAAATTGCCCTGGTGCATGCCCAATTTGAAACCATTCACCCGTTTCTAGATGGCAACGGCCGGATTGGTCGCTTGCTGATTGCGGCATTAATGGAGCATTGGGGCTTATTACCAGAACCCTTGCTCTATCTTAGCGGCTACTTGAAACAACATCAGAGCGAGTATTACCGCCGTTTGTCTGCCATCCGTAGCGAGGGTGACTGGGAAGGATGGGTGTCGTTCTTTTTGGAAGCGGTGGCGGTGGCCGCGACCGATGCCGAACGCAATATTGTGGCAATTGCCAGCCTGATCACGGCGGATCGGCGGCGCCTGCTGGCTGCGACGAAAGTCGGTCCGGCCAGTTATCGTTTGTTCGAGCTTTTGCCTATGATGCCGCGCTTCAGTATCGAACAGGTGCGCCAGAAACTGAACACAACCTTCCCAACCGCTACGGCGGCGGTCAAGGTTTTGGAGGAGCTGGGTATCGTAGTGGAATTTACCGGGCTTAAAAAAAACCGCAGTTACAGTTACCAGTCCTATATCGATTTGTTGGCGGGCTGA
- a CDS encoding conjugal transfer protein TraH, which produces MMSFSFRYRYPYRQVLVLILLVESAVPAYADLQQEMDSMFGTMTNFTAPTAHLGQRRGVITGGSLVARNGITNTNLVSFVPPSFSAGCGGIDLFAGSFSFINFNQFVQLMRNVAGNAAGYAFQLAVGAMCPWCASVMTDLQKKIQEMNQMFSNSCRLAQGLVNDTVKAFDLQSKTNLSNASFTQGISDVFSSWTNTSTLGDPVQQIKQNDPTDMTKVIQGNLVWRALVNQNAGGWFRFGGNSLLEAAMSISGTVIVDAPQAAPDGKGENNAISAPPPVLRIKDLMYGNDAGNSYQTVRMYTCSDGHDADQCLKPIVQNVNLVGLKQRVMEILLGSANTGNGLLYKFSTNSGQITDSEKAFMQTVPDAIGGMIHNLAREDAGIAKLWAEEAAPVIALELAQLIVNDLLNAVQTAAHMNDHAYAKLLMDALKDAREQIQDEYVTIAGRYGNPQTLMAFYQQLMTTVKPKHYGTVAQLPASGTAWPTP; this is translated from the coding sequence ATGATGTCGTTTTCATTTCGCTATCGTTACCCATATCGCCAGGTATTAGTATTGATTCTGTTGGTTGAGAGTGCCGTTCCTGCTTATGCCGACCTGCAACAGGAAATGGATAGCATGTTCGGCACCATGACCAATTTTACGGCGCCGACCGCCCATTTAGGACAGCGCCGCGGCGTGATTACCGGCGGCAGCCTGGTGGCGCGCAACGGCATCACCAATACCAACCTGGTTTCCTTCGTGCCGCCGTCGTTCAGCGCCGGCTGCGGTGGGATCGACTTGTTTGCCGGTAGCTTCAGTTTCATCAACTTCAACCAGTTTGTGCAATTGATGCGTAATGTGGCTGGCAATGCCGCAGGGTATGCGTTTCAGTTGGCCGTGGGTGCCATGTGTCCCTGGTGTGCGTCGGTGATGACCGACCTGCAAAAGAAAATCCAGGAAATGAACCAGATGTTCAGCAACTCATGCAGGTTGGCTCAGGGTTTGGTCAACGACACTGTCAAAGCCTTCGATCTGCAAAGTAAAACCAATCTGTCCAATGCCTCGTTTACCCAAGGCATTTCGGATGTGTTTTCCAGTTGGACCAATACCAGTACCTTGGGCGATCCGGTGCAACAAATCAAACAAAACGATCCCACCGACATGACCAAGGTCATCCAAGGCAATCTGGTTTGGCGGGCTTTGGTCAATCAAAATGCCGGCGGTTGGTTTAGGTTTGGTGGCAACAGTTTGCTGGAAGCGGCGATGAGCATTTCCGGTACGGTGATCGTCGATGCGCCGCAAGCCGCGCCCGACGGCAAAGGCGAAAACAATGCCATTAGCGCGCCGCCGCCGGTGTTGCGTATCAAGGATTTGATGTACGGCAACGACGCCGGCAACAGTTATCAAACCGTCAGGATGTATACCTGCAGCGATGGTCATGATGCCGATCAGTGTCTGAAACCCATCGTCCAGAACGTCAATCTGGTGGGCTTGAAGCAACGGGTGATGGAAATTCTGCTGGGTTCGGCCAATACCGGCAACGGACTACTCTACAAATTCTCGACCAACAGCGGTCAAATCACCGACAGCGAAAAAGCCTTCATGCAAACCGTGCCGGATGCCATCGGCGGCATGATCCATAACCTGGCTAGGGAGGATGCCGGCATTGCCAAACTCTGGGCCGAAGAAGCGGCACCGGTGATTGCCCTGGAATTGGCGCAGCTGATTGTCAACGATTTGCTCAACGCTGTGCAGACTGCGGCACATATGAATGACCACGCCTATGCCAAGTTGTTGATGGACGCTTTGAAGGATGCAAGGGAGCAAATCCAGGACGAATACGTCACCATCGCCGGTCGCTACGGTAATCCGCAAACCCTGATGGCGTTTTACCAACAATTGATGACCACCGTGAAGCCTAAACACTATGGCACCGTGGCGCAATTGCCGGCGTCTGGCACCGCTTGGCCGACGCCTTAA
- the traF gene encoding conjugal transfer protein TraF — MNPYPFVLLMLMTLLLQALTASADEAVDRPVASYFEDKQRGWFWYEVLPEPVKKNQPETQADQEKPKPDISPPSVVQTEIEPKTQVQPSAEPQPLSSAWLKQNLEHYLNQAIDDPSPENVSAFYYLQRVMMDKAERFTNAARYVVMSDPQLDETVRRPVATYAANEANHQAGVVAEQALKAIAAQAGILFFFRSDCPYCHVQAPILAMLENAYGFKIYPVSLDGLPMPNGFFSQFKRDNGQAAMLGVEQTPALFLMKPPKQIVPLAQGALSLEEVTGRILLAAKEAGWIDASQYQTTQGIRNTPMLLPAAGSISPAVTQDPLSLIQALQRSAHLGSTP, encoded by the coding sequence ATGAACCCATATCCCTTCGTACTGTTGATGTTAATGACGTTATTGCTGCAGGCATTGACCGCCTCGGCTGATGAGGCTGTCGACAGACCGGTTGCGTCGTATTTCGAAGACAAACAACGCGGCTGGTTTTGGTATGAGGTATTGCCGGAGCCGGTAAAAAAAAACCAACCGGAAACTCAAGCCGATCAGGAAAAACCCAAGCCTGACATCAGTCCGCCCAGCGTCGTTCAAACTGAAATTGAACCCAAAACACAAGTCCAGCCTTCTGCAGAACCCCAGCCACTGTCCTCAGCCTGGCTGAAGCAAAACTTGGAGCATTACCTGAACCAGGCCATCGACGATCCGAGTCCCGAGAATGTGTCGGCGTTTTATTACCTGCAGCGGGTGATGATGGATAAAGCCGAGCGGTTTACCAACGCTGCGCGCTACGTGGTGATGTCCGATCCGCAACTCGACGAAACGGTGCGCCGACCGGTGGCAACCTATGCCGCCAATGAAGCCAATCATCAGGCCGGCGTGGTGGCCGAACAAGCCTTGAAAGCGATTGCCGCCCAAGCCGGTATTTTGTTTTTCTTCCGATCTGATTGCCCTTATTGCCATGTACAAGCACCGATTCTGGCGATGCTGGAAAACGCCTACGGATTCAAGATTTATCCTGTGTCGCTGGATGGTTTACCGATGCCGAACGGCTTTTTCAGTCAGTTCAAACGTGATAACGGTCAGGCTGCAATGTTGGGCGTTGAACAAACCCCGGCACTGTTTCTGATGAAACCGCCCAAGCAGATTGTGCCGTTGGCGCAAGGCGCGTTGTCGTTAGAAGAAGTTACCGGTCGGATTCTGCTGGCGGCCAAGGAAGCCGGTTGGATCGATGCCTCCCAATACCAAACCACTCAGGGCATCCGTAACACGCCGATGTTGTTACCGGCCGCCGGTAGCATCAGCCCTGCGGTCACTCAAGATCCACTATCGCTGATCCAGGCATTGCAACGCAGTGCGCATCTCGGGAGTACGCCATGA
- the mobI gene encoding conjugative transfer protein MobI(A/C), with protein sequence MKSDDSEKESLLPTDAAIPVWLESKAEQLHAHARMLVDDYWRQMNQRHQHVTTQERGHIGVRIRRRESRLSFSIEWYRMATLRQKGQTKPICQYLKKGPGYRYPLQRILKGEPDWEQQLVETLENEFADIRKQVALLGTLRDAYWQFQKAMATGSH encoded by the coding sequence ATGAAAAGCGACGATAGCGAGAAAGAATCCTTACTGCCGACTGATGCAGCCATCCCAGTGTGGCTGGAGAGTAAAGCGGAGCAATTGCATGCCCACGCGCGGATGTTGGTGGATGATTACTGGCGACAAATGAATCAGCGACATCAACATGTGACCACCCAAGAGCGCGGGCATATTGGCGTTCGGATTCGTCGTCGTGAAAGTCGTTTGTCGTTTAGCATCGAGTGGTACCGGATGGCCACCCTGCGCCAAAAGGGTCAAACTAAACCGATTTGCCAATACCTGAAAAAAGGTCCTGGCTATCGCTATCCCCTGCAGCGGATCCTGAAGGGTGAACCCGACTGGGAGCAGCAACTGGTGGAAACCTTGGAAAACGAATTCGCCGATATCCGTAAACAAGTGGCCCTGCTGGGTACACTGCGCGATGCCTATTGGCAGTTTCAAAAAGCCATGGCAACGGGCTCGCACTGA